The following is a genomic window from Thermodesulfobacteriota bacterium.
CCTGGGGATCGCCACCCGTCCCTGCGGCGATTCGGACTGGCGGCGGCAGCCGACGGGGGATTACCTGTCCGTATTTTTTCTGACCACCCTGGACCGGACGGAGGAATTGATCGGCGTGTTCGAAAGCATCGCCGGTTCGTGCGGGTTCGGCCGCGATGCCGTCGGCATCTACATTCAGCCGGTGACGCAGAATCACGCCTGTCATATGGAGTTCATTGTCCCGTACGACCGGCAGCGCGATATTGACGCCGCCCGGAAACTGGAACAGGAAAGCACCGCCGCCCTGATGGAGAACGGCGCTTTTTTCAGCCGGCCTTATTTGTCCGCCGGAAACCGGGTGCTTTGCCGGAATCCGCAAAACCTGACGGTGCTGAAGAAGATAAAGGATATTTTCGATCCCAACCGGGTATTAAACCGGGGCAAGTGGGGTTTGTAAGAATGCTGACGCAGACCGAAATCAATGAACTGATCAATATCGTCGGCGCCTCCGGGGTGGCCACCGCGCCGTGCATGATGGACACCTACGCTTTTTACATGAACCCGGAGGTGCTGATCAAAGACGGCGGACGCTGGGCGCCTAGGCCGTCGGCGGTGGTGCTGCCGGCGTCGGCGGAAGAAGTCCGGGCGATCGTTCAATACGCCAATCGTTCCGGCTTAAAGGTCAAACCGCTGTCCACGGGTTTCGGCACCTGGGCGGCGGCTTCCCGGGACCGGGTGATTATCCTCGACCTGAAGCGGATGAACCGGATCATCGAGATCGACGTCAACAACCGCATCGCGGTGATCGAGCCTTATGTCCGGGCCATTGACCTGCAGACCGAGGTGATGAAACACGGTCTGAACGTGCACGTGGTTTCCTGCGGCGGCAACCATTCGGTGCTGGCTTCCGCCACGGCCGCCTGGGGTTACGGGTTGAGCGGGGCCTCCATGGGGTACAGCGGCCGCAATCTGCTGGGCGTGGAATGGGTGCTGCCTACCGGGGAGATTTACCATCTCGGCAGCGCCGGCGACTGCGGTCGCTGGTTTTCCGCCGACGGGCCGGGGCCCTCTGTCCGGGGGGTGATGCGCGGTTTCCAGGGCACCATGGGGGGGCTGGGCGTTTTCACCAAGTGCGCCGTCAAACTGTATAAGTGGGATGGACCGGATCGCTGGGAGGTGACCGGCGCCTGCCCCCGTTATGTGCTCACGGAGAAGTTTCCCCGCCTGGCCTTTCACGCCCTGTCCTTCCCTTCGGGCCAGGCCATGCGCGAGGCCGGATACCTCATGGGCGAGGCCGAGCTGGAATATTCACAGTTCCGGACCCCCATGTTTTTCATGGTCCTGGGCCTGACCGACCACAATGAGGAGTTGAAGGCGTTCCTCGACAGCGGCGTCTTTCAGAAGATGACCCGGCATGTACTCGTCAATGCCGTGGTTGGCCATTCCGAGGGTGAATTCGCCTGGAAGATGAAGGCCCTGAAAAAAATCCTGCGCCGGACCCGGGGGGTGAGGCTGCCGCTGAACGTCAAGCCCACGGCTGTCCAGTTGCGGTGGATGGGGCGGCTGACGAAATATCTCAAGGACCCCCTGTTTATACTGCGGCGGCTTCCTTTTCTCCAGGACCTGGCCAACGCCCTTCCGCTTGACCGCCGGCAGGACATGGACGCCTACTCCCGGATGTTCTGGCTGCTGATCCGGCATGCCAACAACACGCAAGGCACCTTCCGGCCGTCCCAGGGCATGTTTACCACCCTGGGCTCCTTTGATACCTGGGATCTGGGCGTGACGCAATCCGACTGGATTGCCGAGGCCAAGAAGGAGTATATTAATAAGGAACTGATTCTGGATGATGAGGGCGACCTCGGCTGCGGTGGCCTGTTTGAACACGGACATCTGGGGTACCTGGAGGGTATCGGGCTGTATGATCCCAAGAATCCGGCCTCGGTCATGGCGGCCGGCGAACTGGTTGAAAAGGGCGTGGCGGCCTCCATCAGCAACGCCATGGGGGTTCCCATCGCGGCCTTCGGGCACGAGATGAACAAGCGTTTCGGGCCGGAATGCCATCATTATCACCAGTGGCTGGCCAAGATTAAAGCGGCCCTCGATCCCAATGACGCCTCGGATTCTTTTTTTTATTATCAAACGGATGATAATGAATAAACCCACATCTTTTCTCCGGAGGAAAGACCAATGAAGAAAAAAATTCTCATTGCCGCCGGTGTGCTGATCGGTGCTTTACTGGTGATGATGGCCGCGTCGGCCGTGGTAGTCGGACCGATGGTCCGTTCGGCGGTCAACACGCAGGGCCCCAAAATGATGGGAACCGCCGTCAAGGCCGAAGACGTGGACGCCGCGCTTTTTTCCGACGGGGCCACGCTGACGGGCTTTGTGCTGGGGAACCCGCCGGGTTTTGAAACACCCCAGGCCGCGACGGTAAAAGAAATCCGAATCCGCCTCGATAAAAAATCGCTGCTCACGAACCGGACCGTCATTGAGTCGGTTGAGGTGATATCGCCTCACCTCAATTTTGAGATTCAGGAGAAAACCGATAATTTCAGGGCCCTGTTGAGCAGCATGAGAAAAGCGGCCAGAGCCGGGCAGCCCGCTCCAGGGCAGAAGCCATCCAGGCGGAAAAAGACCGAGAAGCAGATGCTGATCCGGGAAGTGATCATCCGGGAGGGCCTGGTCGACCTGGCCGCGGCTCAGATCAAGGAAACACCGGTCACGGTACCGCTGCCGGAACTGCGGCTGACCAATGTCGGCGCGCAGGAAGGCGGCCTGACCCCGGACAAGGTTTTTAAAATGGTTCTTTACAGATTATACAATGAACTTCATTCGCCGCCGCTCCGGGATGCATTTAATGATCAGTTGAAGATATTTGAGACAAGTGTTGATCAATTAAGGGGCGTTGTCCCCATGCCGGACAAAGACTCTATCCGAAAAAGGAAAAATCGTTCCAGGGTTTACTCCGGGCCGGTCGTCAGCCCGGAAGACAGCGGCGGCGCCCCCGCGTCAGCAGGCGCTTTCGAGGAGTAACGGTCTTTTAAAGAGGGTGCCATGACGGAAGATATTTACCTGAAACTGGGCGAGCGGTTGAATAAAAATTTCATGAGACTGCCCCTGGGCGAACCGGTTCTAAACTTTCTGAAAAAGGCCTTTTCGCCGGAGCAGGCGGAAATCGCCGCCGGCCTGCCCATGGGCGCCCATCCCCTGGAGCATCTGGCCGGCGTGCTGAACCGCGATCCGGACGAACTGTATGCGATTTTCGACCGGATGGCGGACCGGGGTCTCATCTTCATTCACCGGGATGAGGCCGGTGTCAACCATTATTCCCTGCCGCCGTTTTTCCCCGGGATCGTTGAGTTCCAGACCATGCGCGGCACGGAGAATCCGGAAGACGTGGAAATGGCCCGGACCGTCAAGGCCATGATGGACTACCTGGACGAGGTGGGCAGGGAACTGTTTAAAAATCCGGAGGTGGCCAACCGGGTGCTTCCGGCCGGCTTGCGAACCCTGACCGTGGAACAGGAAATTCCTGCCGACGCCACGGTCATGCCGTTTGAACAGGTCAGCGCCATTATCAGTCAGGAAAGCTCCTTCGGGGTTGTGTGCTGCCACTGCCGGCATCAGGCCAAGCTGACCGGTCATCCCTGCCGGGTTGAAAATGTTCCGGAACGGACCTGTTTTTATTTCGGCCGGGTCGCGGACTTCATGATTGAGCGGGGGTTTGCCCGGCGGGTGACGAAAGAAGAGTGCCTGGATATCCTCAAGCGGTGTGAGGCGGCCGGGCTGGTTCATAACATCAACAACTATCTGGGCCGGTCCCTGGTGCTGTGCAACTGCTGCAGCTGCTGCTGCGATTTCCTGGTACGCATGAAAAAGTACCGGGGACTCCAGAGCGTGGCCCGTTCCAATTTCATGGCCAGCGTGGACCCCGAGACCTGTACCGGTTGCGGCGCCTGCGTTTCGCGCTGCCAGATGGAAGCCCTGACACTGGTCGATGATGTCGTGTCCCTGACGGAGATTTACTGCATCGGGTGCGGCAACTGCGCCTCCGTCTGCCCGTCCGGCGCGCTGAAAATGGTCCGGCACGCGGACGTCAAACCGGTCGAACTAACCTTTGAGTTCCCCGGCCTGGGGTTATAGGGGTTTAAGGTTCAAGGGGGTTGAGGGGTTCACGGGAGCGCTCGATTTTTTCCAGGAGTAAATTTTTAAATTGTTCGGACTGCTCCCGGAATGAGATGGCCGCGTCCAGCACAACCAGATCGCCGGGGAGCGTCGGCGTCGGGCGGTCGCGGAATTTCACGTGGTCCTTGGCGCTGGTGATGATGATGTCGGTGTTGTTCCGTTTCGCTTCCCGGGAGACGGCGTTCAGTTCGGCGTCCGTGCAGGCATGATGATCCCGGAAAAAACGGTGACCGGTGATCTTAACGCCCAGTCGGCCGACGCTTTCGATGAAGGCCGGGTTGTCGGCCAGACCGCAGAAGACAAAGGCCCGGCGGCGGGCCAGGGCGTTCGTCTCCGGCAGGGGCCGGTCGTCTCCGGCAATGGACCTTCCGCCGGTAATCCACGCGGTGACCAC
Proteins encoded in this region:
- a CDS encoding FAD-binding oxidoreductase, with the translated sequence MLTQTEINELINIVGASGVATAPCMMDTYAFYMNPEVLIKDGGRWAPRPSAVVLPASAEEVRAIVQYANRSGLKVKPLSTGFGTWAAASRDRVIILDLKRMNRIIEIDVNNRIAVIEPYVRAIDLQTEVMKHGLNVHVVSCGGNHSVLASATAAWGYGLSGASMGYSGRNLLGVEWVLPTGEIYHLGSAGDCGRWFSADGPGPSVRGVMRGFQGTMGGLGVFTKCAVKLYKWDGPDRWEVTGACPRYVLTEKFPRLAFHALSFPSGQAMREAGYLMGEAELEYSQFRTPMFFMVLGLTDHNEELKAFLDSGVFQKMTRHVLVNAVVGHSEGEFAWKMKALKKILRRTRGVRLPLNVKPTAVQLRWMGRLTKYLKDPLFILRRLPFLQDLANALPLDRRQDMDAYSRMFWLLIRHANNTQGTFRPSQGMFTTLGSFDTWDLGVTQSDWIAEAKKEYINKELILDDEGDLGCGGLFEHGHLGYLEGIGLYDPKNPASVMAAGELVEKGVAASISNAMGVPIAAFGHEMNKRFGPECHHYHQWLAKIKAALDPNDASDSFFYYQTDDNE
- a CDS encoding 4Fe-4S binding protein translates to MTEDIYLKLGERLNKNFMRLPLGEPVLNFLKKAFSPEQAEIAAGLPMGAHPLEHLAGVLNRDPDELYAIFDRMADRGLIFIHRDEAGVNHYSLPPFFPGIVEFQTMRGTENPEDVEMARTVKAMMDYLDEVGRELFKNPEVANRVLPAGLRTLTVEQEIPADATVMPFEQVSAIISQESSFGVVCCHCRHQAKLTGHPCRVENVPERTCFYFGRVADFMIERGFARRVTKEECLDILKRCEAAGLVHNINNYLGRSLVLCNCCSCCCDFLVRMKKYRGLQSVARSNFMASVDPETCTGCGACVSRCQMEALTLVDDVVSLTEIYCIGCGNCASVCPSGALKMVRHADVKPVELTFEFPGLGL